The Mangrovivirga cuniculi genomic sequence CGGACTACCATAAATAACAGGATATGAGCGATCCAGGTAAGCCACTGATGAAACACTGACAAATCCGGCTCGACCGATATTTAATTGTTCCAGGTCACCAAAAAGCTCCTCTACATTATTGTCAATCTGAGTAAAGTTAAATGAAACATCCCATCGGAATCCTGATGCCGATCTGATCGGAGTACCCGTTAACAACACTTCAATACCCTCATTGGTCATTAAACCTGCATTTCGGGTAACTGTAGTATATCCTGATGAAGGCGCAATGTTAACATCGAAAATCTGATTTTCAGACTTACTGTTGAAGTAGCTGAAATCAAGAGTTAATCTATCTTCGAGCAAACCAATATTTGCACCGATCTCCCAGGAGGTTGTAATCTCAGGCTCAAGATTTGGCGTACCAATGCGGTTACCCGCTCTGAATCCGGTTACTCCTCTAAAGGGGAATTCTATACCGTTAAATAATCCATCAAAGGTGGTTGCCTGGTCAAAAACTGATTGTAATACATATGGATTAGCATCGTTACCAACCTGACCCCAGTTACCTCTTAGTTTAATATATGAAACTGCCTGGCTTTCGAGCTCAGGGAAGGCTTCTGTAAGTATCAAAGAGCCATTGATGGCAGGGTAGAAGAATGAATTATTTCCTTCGGGTAATGTAGATGACCAGTCATTCCTTGCTGTAAGAGTTAAAAAAGCCCAGTTTTTGTACCCTACCGTTACATCTCCATATACACCAACCAGTCGTCTTTCGGTAATGTCATTTACTGAATTAGGCTGACCATCTATATTGGAAAAATTATACAGATTAGGAACTACTATGGCGTTTGCTTGTGAAAAGAGGTTCTTAATCTCTCTCCTGTTATCATTGACACCAATTATTGCAGTGATATTAAAATCCTGACTTATATCCTGGTTAATATTCAGAAAGACATCCGTGTTGGTCTGTACATAATTGTACTGATCCTCATAAAACCCTCCATCTGTATCCCCAACGGTATTTATGGCTATTCTTCTTTTTCTATTGTCCTTATAAACATCGGCACCAACCCTGGCAACCAATTCCAGACCTTCCATAAATTCATATGCGAGCAAAATCCGGCCATTGATTCTGTCCCTTCTCTGAGATGTGGTGTTCTTATTTACCACCCAATATGGGTTATTCCAAAATCCTGAACCATATTCCAGTTGAGATCCGTCCGGAGCTTCATAGGTAGTCCAGGGAGATATATCCAGATCTACTCCGGTATATAGTGCCTGCCACATAAATGATTGTTGCGTCTGGCCTGCCGGTGGTAGATTATCCGAAGATGTAGCCGTGTAATTTATTGAAAAATCAGACCTGAAATTATTGGCTAGTTTAGCTCCTGCTCTGACAGAAACTGTATTTCTGTTTAGGTCGGTGTTTGGAACGATTCCTTCAGAATTAGCATTTGTAAATGACAATCTATAGTTGAGATCCTTATCACCTCCCTGAATAGCAATATTATTATTTAACGTTCTCCCTGTTTGAAGAAACTGTTTTAAAAATTGGTCTTTTGCTGTTAATGCAACAGAATCAGGTTGACCTTCCCATTCGTTATTCGGGTTCCTGACCAATTGACCCATAAATTCCGGACCCCAACCGATAAATCCTTCAGGATTGTAAACTCCCCGGCTACCTACAGCATAGGTTTCCTGAAAATCCGGATATTTTAAAACATTCTCCCACGTTACGCTGGAATTTACCGTTACAGCCATCTTTTTTCCAGCCCCGGCACCCGACTTGGTTGTGATTAGAATAACTCCATTTGCCGCCCGAGAACCATAAAGAGCTGCTGCAGAAGGCCCCTTGAGCACGTTCATGCTTTCAATATCGTCGGGATTTATATCAATACCGGTATTACTGAAAGAAACTCCTGACCGTAGATCTGCACCTTCACCTTGTCTTTGAGTATTGTCTATCGGGATCCCGTCAATGACGAATAAAGGTTGATTTCCGTTAGTGAGTGAGGTAGGCCCACGAACAACAATTCTACTGGCACCTCCAAGAGAACCGGTAGCCTGGTTGATCTGAACTCCTGCCACTTTTCCTTGTAAACCGGTTAATAAATTTGGATTGGCAGTTTTAGTTATCTCTTCGTTTTTAAGAGTTTGGGTCGCATATCCCAACGCCCTGGATTGACGTTCAATACCCACTCCGGTCACTACAACTTCATCAAGAGTCTGGACCTGAGGCTCTAAGGCAACATCGATTGTCGATCTTGCTCCTACTACTTCCTCCTGAGATTTCATTCCGATAAAAGAAAATACCAGAACAGATTCGCTTCCAGGTACGCTTAGACTATACTGTCCGTCCAGGTCGGTTGTTGTTCCCGTACCGGTACCTTTGATAACAATATTTACACCCGGGATTGCTTCGCCGGTATCATCATCAATAACTTTTCCTGTTACCACCCGTTCCTGGGCATAGCCAGGTAAGAATGCTAACAATACAATTAGCAATACGTAAATTTTTTTCATAAAGAATGGTTTTAGTTTTACTTTTTTCCCGATTGAAGAGCGTAATTCAAAAATTTTAAACAACTCCTCATACCAGTAAAACTGACCATTGTATTGCTAATTTCTTTCACCCATTCTGCCCGCTTCTTTTTACTAAAAAATAACCCTTTTTGGGGGAAAGATGAGTTTAGATATAATTATTATTACTCAAATCAGGTGATCTTTCCTTGCTTTTGAAATCGCCTCTGATTTTGAATTAACATTTAGTTTGACGTAAATATTTTTAATGTGAGACCGAGCGGTTTCTTTTGATATAAACAACTCTTCGGATATTTGGGTATAACTTTTTCCTTCGGCGATAAGCTTTAAAACATCCGTTTCTCGTGAAGATAGTGGTGAATTTGGATTAATATGAAAATTTTGAATAACCATTCTGGCAATTTGAGAACTCATGGGAGAACCTCCCCGAACTAATTCTTCCAGGGCACTTATGATCTCCAGGTAGTTTGCATTTTTAATAATATAACCTACTGCTCCTGCTTTTAATCCTTCAAAAACCAGATCGGAATCTTCATACACAGTAACTATCACACATTCTGTTTTAGGACTTTTTTCTTTTATGTGCTTGATAGCTTCAATCCCATTCATCCCGGGTAATTCAAGATCTACCATCGCAATATCAGGATTTACTTTTTTTACATCTTTTAATGCCTTCTCAGCATCCGGGTATGTGTTTTGAACAAAAAATTTATCCGATCCATTTATTATAACTTCAAAACTTTCCCTTAAATCTTGCTGATCCTCGATGATTATGATTTTCTTTTTAAACATCCTGTTCTTTGTTTATCCTGATATCTATTTTAGTTCCCTGACCTTTCTGACTATCAATGTTAAAGTTAAATCCGGATCTTTCGGCTCTCTGGTGCATATTTTTTAATCCATTATGGCCATTTATTCCAGGGGAATCAAACCCTTCACCATCATCATGAATTATTATATCTGCATACTCTTTGCCATTAATATTTACTTCCAGAGATACATTTTCGGCTTCTGCATGTTTATAAATATTAGTCAGGGCTTCTTTAATAATAAGGCTCAGATCTCTGCTTGCTTTTGGATTTAAAAGGATATGACTGGCATCTGAGTTTTTATTTAATCTAACACTTGTATTTGTTCTATCATAAAGTCTGTCTGAAAAGTCTTTTATATGGAAAAATATTTCCTCCAGATTATTATTACCTTTTTTCAAGGACCATAATAAATCTTTTGTAGAAACAAACAACTCCTGTGCTGATCGCTCAATCTTATTTACCACCGGGATTTGATCAGGTGAAAGGCCTTTCATTTTCAATACCCCGGAAAAGTTTATGATCTTGGCAAGGTGATTTCCCATTTCATCATGAAAGTCTATGGCCATATCCTTCCGCAGTTCATCCTGAGCCTCCTGTCTAATTCTGTTTTCTTCCAGTGCCTTATGCATATTTGATTTTGATTTCAACCACATGAAATAAACTATTATTATTACAGGAGCTAAAAGAGCCATTATTCTGAATAAATCAGTCATGTAAAATGGAGTAGTGATAGTAAAGTCTATTTCTGTAGGTATAATTTCATCATCAGACTGTAGCGGGTGTCTCCAAACTTTAAAAGTATAGTCTCCCGGAGGTAATTGCTTATATACTGCAGCACGATATGAAGTTGGTTCTGTAGGTTCGGGGTCATACCCAACTAATTGATAAACAAATCTGGTGTTCAACTTTTCAAATTCTGCTGTATTAAATATAATTTTAATACTATTATGGCTGTAAGGAAATTCCAGTTCTTTATTTTTGCCTGATAAGCCAAATAATGACTTGTTATAAACAGACTCATTAATGGTTAAAGATGATAAGTATTCAATCACTACAGGATTAGGC encodes the following:
- a CDS encoding SusC/RagA family TonB-linked outer membrane protein — translated: MKKIYVLLIVLLAFLPGYAQERVVTGKVIDDDTGEAIPGVNIVIKGTGTGTTTDLDGQYSLSVPGSESVLVFSFIGMKSQEEVVGARSTIDVALEPQVQTLDEVVVTGVGIERQSRALGYATQTLKNEEITKTANPNLLTGLQGKVAGVQINQATGSLGGASRIVVRGPTSLTNGNQPLFVIDGIPIDNTQRQGEGADLRSGVSFSNTGIDINPDDIESMNVLKGPSAAALYGSRAANGVILITTKSGAGAGKKMAVTVNSSVTWENVLKYPDFQETYAVGSRGVYNPEGFIGWGPEFMGQLVRNPNNEWEGQPDSVALTAKDQFLKQFLQTGRTLNNNIAIQGGDKDLNYRLSFTNANSEGIVPNTDLNRNTVSVRAGAKLANNFRSDFSINYTATSSDNLPPAGQTQQSFMWQALYTGVDLDISPWTTYEAPDGSQLEYGSGFWNNPYWVVNKNTTSQRRDRINGRILLAYEFMEGLELVARVGADVYKDNRKRRIAINTVGDTDGGFYEDQYNYVQTNTDVFLNINQDISQDFNITAIIGVNDNRREIKNLFSQANAIVVPNLYNFSNIDGQPNSVNDITERRLVGVYGDVTVGYKNWAFLTLTARNDWSSTLPEGNNSFFYPAINGSLILTEAFPELESQAVSYIKLRGNWGQVGNDANPYVLQSVFDQATTFDGLFNGIEFPFRGVTGFRAGNRIGTPNLEPEITTSWEIGANIGLLEDRLTLDFSYFNSKSENQIFDVNIAPSSGYTTVTRNAGLMTNEGIEVLLTGTPIRSASGFRWDVSFNFTQIDNNVEELFGDLEQLNIGRAGFVSVSSVAYLDRSYPVIYGSPFERSPQGEIVVNQETGLPVADQPQPVASVIPDWNMGIRNNFSFKGVDLSILFEIRKGGSIYSSSVAHWRTNGFAEETLLGRETGVVFNGVNKIEGDNGEISYTDNQTVVDNQSFWTGFGLFRDTELGLIDASFLKLREVSLGYNLPSSLLNKTPFGQVYISVVGRNLWMITPNPYIDPEVSMFGAADNSGYEYATIPTTKSWGFNLKFSF
- a CDS encoding response regulator transcription factor, producing the protein MFKKKIIIIEDQQDLRESFEVIINGSDKFFVQNTYPDAEKALKDVKKVNPDIAMVDLELPGMNGIEAIKHIKEKSPKTECVIVTVYEDSDLVFEGLKAGAVGYIIKNANYLEIISALEELVRGGSPMSSQIARMVIQNFHINPNSPLSSRETDVLKLIAEGKSYTQISEELFISKETARSHIKNIYVKLNVNSKSEAISKARKDHLI